Part of the Chaetodon trifascialis isolate fChaTrf1 chromosome 1, fChaTrf1.hap1, whole genome shotgun sequence genome, TAGTGTGACATTTATACAAATTGCAGTCAAAGTAATCGTCCCTGTACGTGTAATTTGGAATAATGTACTCCAGTCAAGTATTAACTTGTCAGATTTTTCCTCTCAGCCACATGCATTGTCCCTGAATTTCCTCTGATAAAACCACAACCAGGCctcattttctgctctgctaCATTTCCAACGCTAATTGCGTAAAAGCTGGCTAACATCATGATATTTATTTgacacagctgcctgctgaaGAAACAGACGTGACAAAAAGTGGTCCGAAAATGGGGAAGAAACACTGGATGCCCGGGGTTAAGGGTGGGTGTGTCGGAGTTCAAAGATTTATGGGTGTCCCAGGGGCGTAGCGTTATGGccaactgcagcaccacacaTCATCATTATCTCGGGCCGTGCGGCGTGGCGGGACGGGGAAACGCGCTGGCTGTGAAAAATGGAGCCGAGGCGGCTCCATCTGGCACGTGGCGCGATGCCGAGGGAGACATTAACTGGAGGTAACACCAGGGTCCATTGGCATTTCTCAACAACATGATCAATGAGACCAATTAAAGCCCGCAGGAGAACACGCACAGATTTGGACCCCCAGCACTGGCACAGCTGCACAATTTCATCTGGCTCCAGGCCCATCGGGAAGTAGCCGATGCAGGACTGCATTAATCTTTgaaaaatcaatatttattGGCTTGAAATGTAAAGGAAGTATATGAGGCTCCTCGCGTTGACGAGTAAGAGCACTTTTGTATTATCCAGCATTTATCCTCGTCCCTTTTTACTCGAGACTCTCCAAATGGTCGTTACAGTCCACCCAGCTTAGATCACAGTGAGTGCAGTAAGCCGCCACATGTTGTCTTCGTTAAGCtccacatccatccatctttcccaGAGAGCCTAATTTCCTCATGTGCTGGCCAGCGCTTTTATTCAAGTTTATGGGCATTTTTCCTGTTTACAGTGAATGATCGATCGTGTTCGTCTGTGAGCAGGGAGGAGAAGATGAACAAGCAGGGGGCTTACCAGCAACACAATACTGAACCGGTGCtaacacacaccaacagcagcTAACAGAGGAGGAGTGTCCCACACTGACGAAGCTATAAGAGGTGCTGTAATCCTTAATTATTCCACAGTGTTAACTGAAGACAGGGACTCCCACCCTCCGAGCCACAGACATGAGCTGCTGACCCCTTGAGGAGGTTGTGTGACTCAGCCAAAAAGTAAATAGGTTGAATAATGATTATGTCATTTTATCGTCTTTTAAAGGCTGGTTTtgtgtacagtatctgtgtgCAAAGTAACGTCAGTCATCACCACCTTTCAGCATTCAGCAGCACATGAAGTCTTTTGGGGtgtttttcagaaacagacTATGAAggtttcagtctgtctctgcctcagcATCATTCAGACCTTCTAATCTAAAGCAGGCCATTAATTTAGGTCTAATATGAGAAAGTTATGTTTCAATTACCGCACAGCTGGGAGTATATCTGACCTCTCCCTCCTCGCTGTCACATCAAAACTTATGATCTTTTCTTTGAAAAGTCTCATTCTCTTTCCGATGATTCAGCCCCACGTGCAGATCATATTACACCCAATCACTCGGCAACAACGCGGACAGCCGCACACACCCTTATcttgaataaaaacacatttggccCCGttcaaagctttttttccccagtttgAAAACCTGCATTCTCTCCAAATTACAGCCGCCCTCAACTGTTTTCCTGCTCGTCTCTCTGCAGAAGTGAGTCACAGTCAGCAAAGAGATCTCCATCACAGCCAAACTGGACTCTGCTTTGTTGTCCATCTGGCCAATAAATCCAAGCAGGCCCAGATgtttacagaaagaaaaaaaaaagtctttgtcTTAGTGATCTTGAATTGCCAGGAACGGGAGGCCGAAGTGTTTCTGATGGATCCAAGGTCACGAAGTACTGTCTAACATCAAACATATGGCAGCGAAATGTTCGTTTATTCCTTTGAAACCCTTGCTGTTAGAATAATTCACTTGCTTTCCGCCTTTTGttccttttgtgtgtttttattaatcACGCAGCCGATAGCAAAATAAGATCAAAtgattaagaaaaacaaagctcgCCTTGGCAGAGTCTGACTTTGGCCTACATTTCAGACCTTTATGAAAACTTctcttttatgtctttttccTCGAGGTGATAAAATAACGCATAAAAGACAGTTCATCATGATGCTGTGCTGCCTCACAGATACAGATGTGGTCATCCACACCCTCATCTggcaaaaaaaggaaacatgagaATTGATGGTGTCCCCCATGGGAATGACGGACATTTCCTGGGAACTACGTGGTATTTTGGAAAAATATTGACCAGATCGTTTAACATTTTTGCATCTGTTGTCACCGCCCAGTTCTGGTCTCTCTTGACCATCTGTCCAGCTTTGGTTTCTGCCTCTGCCAAGATTCTGGTGGCCTGCTCGTCATTAAGAAATGGGCCTAATTGGCTTTCTGCTGAGGGTTCGCTGAaaggattgataccactcttgtgtctggatggtaaatatgaagctgtggATCTTGCTTGTTGAACCCAAGTGTGAAAAGtattttcttgacttatcttttttGTCTATGAGATATCATCTAATGACATCAcatttcatacaagaaatgcagctcgaTGAGAGGCGATGAGGCGATGATATAACCCAAACCCTAAAGccatgctggccaatcagaagcctgaaaaaagcTATTATTAATAGGCGGCCTGCGACTAAAGGTCTGTTTTCAGTGACCTAGGactgagtttgtgtgtggacGAAAGGCCAAAACACATAGAAAAAGCTATGTTTTGAAAGTACCTGTAGGTGGATTTTGCTgcctttgaacagagccaggctaaaTGTTTCCCccgttttcagtctttatgctaagctaagctaacagctgctgactCTGGCTTCATACTTACTATACAAATATGAAGGTGCTATCACTGCTCTCTTAACTCTAACTCTCAGAAAGGAAATAAGCGCTTTTCCCCAAACGGTTCCTTTAAAAGaataactgtgtttttgtcCCAAATTGAGGACCGTCGCTTTAACCGAtcccttgttttcttcttggCAGAGAAAGAAACCGCTCATGTGGTTAAAGACAGCGACCTCCAAATTCGACACGTCGTCCCACTTTGCAAAACATCCAAACATCTGCTCATTGATCTGCTGAGAAATTTCAGTGGAACATGGGAGTCACTGTGTAGATTTCCTTCTTGAGTCTGATGGGATTTCttttagaaaagaaaacagagaaaactttTAGCTTTTTctacaaagagaaagaaaagagatgatCCTGAAGAGACATCAAGTGGGTCCAGAGGTGAGACCTAGAAATCTTAatttcagtctgcagctgtATGTAGCGCTCCTGTTTCCTATCTGTCACCGTATTTaagtaaatttaaaaaagaaaaactcaccaATATGAGTTCATCCCCTTTGAGCTCTCGGCTCCAGAAGGTCTTCGGGCCGCTCCCGCTCAGCAGAGTCTGTTTGCAGTAAATCTTGCTTTCTGTCTCCCAAGTGGCCAAGCTctgcagaaaagcagcactttaATGAGGTTTCCTATATTCATCCCCTCGGCTTCACCTGGCTAACAGGACGTCAGCagtaaaaatgacagtttttaGATTGAGTGCATGTTTAGCTGCTTACTTGCATTCGTTTTCCCttaatttcattaaaatgtcagacttAAAGGGACATTTCCCCAGAGTACTAACCCGTATGTGTTATATAATGTTacctgtggctctggaggaactgtccaaagtctgaaaaataaCTGATGACACTAgcagttgcattatgggaaatgtaggatctaGTGTTTTGTGAGTTTGACACAAATTAGACACTAAAAGTCAGTATATCTCATCGTTCTCAGATTTTGACCTATTCTTTTTCAAAACAAGATTTTAATATAGGAAGTCATAGTATGCTTCtataatgttcatttttactTACACATAGATGTCAGAAATGGATTGACTGGAAGTAAGAATTCAGATTTTCCTTGTGTGCATCATTGCTGTTATCTCCGTCGAATTACCTTACACTTTCTCCCGTCCACCGTCTCCTCGTTAAACTCCTCTCCGACGACGAAGTTGATCTCTGTGGTGCGGACGGTGGTGGAGGTCTTGATGTAGAAGTGCTCGCCGTTCTGCTTTATCTCCACGTGGGGCTTGGAGGCAGCCGCCACTGCCACCTTCCTCAGCATGGGATTCACACCTGAGAACATGCACAAAGCCACCTGTGAGCCCGCTGTGTAAACATCAAGTAGGTCTGTGAAGTCAAAAATGGATAAAATTCCTTCTTGATGTGCAAAAACCACTTTATTGCCACTAAGTATAGACCTATTTCTCCATCATCTGACACTGAGCTTTGTCACCtcacatgttttctgtctgcctctggcGCCAAAAGGATGGTAAGAAAAACAGTTTCAGAGGGAAAAATTGGCTCATTTACTTGAGGAATGCACAAAAGAGGAGGTATCAATCTCAGAGTCATACCAcattgaaaaacaaatcacttcTTGTTGTCAGGATAAAGCAGTtacttttcatatttaaaaaaaaaaaaggatcctTCAGCAGCTGCAACTGCGATTGTTATCAGCAGATGTTGCAAATATGGAGGATGCCGTGACAAGGTGATGAGAGGGAGGAATGCTCCCGCCGTTTGTTTAGTTCTCCTGTAGCTCGTCATCGTCTGCCCTCCAAATGAGTGGAAAAACTATTAACTCAGTCTGTCACACATGTACAGTTCAAACAATTAGACGAGAGAGCGCTTCAGTCTGTTTCCCATCCGTCCTCCTTGTTTTCCATCACTCAAACTCAGCCGCAAAGCACGAGTTTGGTGTCTCGTGCTGTGATTAAAGCCAGTTGTGCTGCACTTCTGAACACGCAGCTTCACTGTTAGAGGTGTTACAGGAAACCTCATtaaagtgctgcttttctgcagAGCTTGGCCACtcgggaaacagaaaacaagatttACTGCAAACAGACTCAACACGTCCATATGATAAACAAGACTGCAGCCAGAACCTGTGCTTTCACGGAGCTCAAATTAGACGCGCTGGATTGGTGGAAAGGTGGAAAACGTCACCATTAATCAATCTACTTATAGTCTCCAGTTGGTTCCTCAGgtgtgatgctttttttttttcaggtatGGTTACAGATAATAGTGCAGACAATAGACCTCTATTCATTTCATGTTCAATCACTGGATGCTTTAAAAGCCcctcaaaaacacattcaactCTTCATAGAAATAAGAGTAAATTGTTCTCACCCAGAGCTTTGAGCAAGTCTTCGAAATTCtcgctgcttttcattttccaggtGCCTTCAAAATTGGGCATTTTGCTCGTGGGGTTTTGACTCAGCCTCCGTCTCCTGTCGTCTGTCTCCTCCGCTCCCTTTCTtcagctctttctctccctccgtccGTCCCCGcactccctccttctctcctccctgtgtGCAGTGATCCCTCACAGCAGACCAAACCCCCTCCTCTACCTCcgcctcctctcccacacattaatgacacacacatttacagacactcacctccacacacacacacacacacacacacacacacacacacacacacacacacacacacacaaacgttcTTAATGGTTTATTCTCACTGGAGGTTTCTTTTAACGACCGTGCTGAATTATGGTTCAGTTGGAAGGTCTTGAGGTCTCATCTCATTTGCAGTATCAGTCATCTGATCTCATCTGATGTTTAATggttttacatttacacaaatatTTACTCTTAAAGgccttttcattttattctataTGGAGGGTGTGGGACCTCgttttaaagggtcagttcaccccccaaaagtatatttttttggtttgtagtccatccatccatccatccattgtctatacccgagtatccctttcggggttgcgagaggagctggagcctatcccagctgtcattgggcaagaggcggggtacaccctgaaccagtcgatggcagggcaacatatatagacatataaccattcacgctcacactcacacctaaagacaatttagagtcaccaattaacctaatgagcatgtctttggtctgtgggaggaagccagagtgcccggagaaaacccacgcatgcacgggaagaacatgcaaacttcacacagaaaggccccgcccgacccggggatcgaaccggcaaccttcttgctgtgaggcaggtGCACTACACCCTGGTTTGTagtcatttttgtcttttcagatgtttttataTGTCCCTGTTCTTCAAACAGGCTGTGAAGGGATCCATTCGTAAAGCAGTGTCTAAGTGATGGGGACAAAATCCAACATCCTGTGTTATTAAGACTCTTaaagctgagctgctgaacTGCCCCACAGTTATGAGTGTGTTTCACTCATGCAATATGAGGTTTCAGTAGCATGTGTTAAACAAATCAAGCAGGCATTTTTAGtacaaataaatgtgtaattttattCCTAAAAGACCATCTTGAGGAAAAACACCCACATGATTCATCTATCTCCGACTGCTGGGGCCTCATTttagcctcagctggacttcaaaatgtatatttcatatatttcattAAGAAATAAGgcctgtggattttgtccctcATCACTTACATTAGAGTCACATTAGCAACCAAAAACTGTCCATGTACATATAGGCACACGTGTCATTTTGAAGGTCCAGTTTTTTGGACTGAACCAGATCTATTGGTAGAAATGGAATATGATatcagtgtataatcacctgagaTAAGAATCCACCatgagtctgccatgttgcactaccatgtttctacagtagcccagaaaggacaaaccaaacactgactccacAAGGTGCCTTCTACGTTTTTCACATCTTTAGCAGCCACCGTAACTTATCCTAAGGCGAGGTGATTCAACTGATTGtgatctgcaacctcaccactagatgtcactaaatgccacacactggtccttaaagacagacttgaaaaatgTGAAGTGATTCTTTAAAGATGAAATATTTGTCTAAATGCACGATGATTTCCAGTAAACCTCAGTCTCATCCACTGCTACTGAGGATGAAACATCGACATAGATAATTAAAGCTCCTCTCACGCTTCTTTCTCCTTTACTGCTTCTCAAATTCTCATGTCGATCCTTTCATGCTTTGACTATCCTACCTTttatcccacacacacacacacacacacacacacacacacacacacacacacacacacacacacacacacacacacacacacacacacacacacacacacagagctaccACCATTACATCCCATGAGAACGAGAGGCCCTTCCTCTAACCCCGGCCAAGTCAGATTTGTTCCCTCTCTGACAGCCCCTCATCAATCTTTTTGACAAAGCGCCTTCCAGACACCACTTGATAATTAATGttac contains:
- the LOC139347583 gene encoding cellular retinoic acid-binding protein 1 translates to MPNFEGTWKMKSSENFEDLLKALGVNPMLRKVAVAAASKPHVEIKQNGEHFYIKTSTTVRTTEINFVVGEEFNEETVDGRKCKSLATWETESKIYCKQTLLSGSGPKTFWSRELKGDELILIFGADDVVCTRIYVRA